The DNA segment TACGTCTATGGAAAGCCTGGCCCTGGCTGCACTTATTGTCGATTCAGGAGGGGCTCAGTATGCGATGGCTGGAACCGCCAGCCATAACTGCACGGTGGAGAAGCAGTTTCGTTATCCGACCGAATATGGTTCACAAAAGCCGCCGACTGCACAATATACGGTTACAGGCGCTGGCTGCGCCGTCGTATCGGCACAGGGTGTAGGACCGAGAATCACCCACGCAACGATTGGAAAGATTCAAGATCTCGGCGTTAAAGATCCCTTTAACATGGGGGAAGCGATGGCTCCGGCTGCAGCAGATACGATTGTGGCTCATTTTCGGGATACGGGGCGTACCCCGGCTGATTATGATTTAATCGTCACAGGGGATCTGGCTTCCGTCGGCCATGGCATTGTAAAGGATATGCTGAATAAAGATGGCCTATCCATGGCTGGAACAGAATTTAACGACTGCGGGCTTATGGTTTATGACCGGGAAAAGCAGCAATATGTTATGGCCGGAGGTAGCGGGTGCGGATGTTCTGCGGTGGTTACTTACGGACATATTTTCAAAAAATTAAAACGATTCGAGCTTAGCCGCGTGCTCATCATTGCGACAGGAGCCTTATTGTCTCCCTTGTCCTACCAGCAGGGAGAGAGCATCCCCTGTATTGCCCATGCGGTCGCTCTGGAAATGGAGGAAGGCGTGAAATGATTTTTCTATGGGCGTTTATCATTGGGGGACTGTTTTGCGTCGTCGGGCAATTAATGTTCGATGTTCTTAAACTCACTCCCGCTCACACGATGAGCACATTAGTTGTAATAGGAGCTCTAATGGATGCATTCGGCTGGTATGATCCACTTGTTAAATTCGCAGGGGCAGGAGCTTCTGTACCGATTACAAGCTTCGGAAATTCGCTCGTTCACGGCGCTTTGACCGAGCTGCAGAATGATGGCTGGATCGGGGTTATTACCGGGATCTTCGAAGTTACCAGCGCGGGTATCTCGGCGGCGATAATTTTCTCCTTTCTCGCCGCGCTTGTCGTACGTCCGAGAGGATAAATTGGATAAGTATTCCCCAGCGCTAATGAGGTGTGCCGAATACTGTTGAAGCAGCCAAAGAAGAAGTGATGGGCCTTGACCTGAGCTACTGAAGTATATCGCTTGTACTTGTAGTATTCCTGTTGGCGAGGTGCACCCCAAAGGTAGAGTAAAATCTAACTCTCGGGGTGTACTTTTAGTTGAGAAGATTTTGTAGCTGTAACCTGTTTGTAGCTGTAACCTGATTGGACGAATGTTACACGAAATTTTGTGCGGATATTGCATGCATGGAATGAATATTGTATGGATATTGCATGCATGGAAGGAATGCCGCACGCAGCACACAGGCGTCATATAAGCACCACACAAGTACCACGAAAAAACACCACGCAAGCAGCACGAAGAAACCCACGCAAGCACGATAAAGCATTGCACAGACAACCACGTATGCACCACACAAGTAGCACTCAAGTAGCACACAAGCACAGCGCCCTAGAAGTACGTAATGAAAGTTCTCAGCATTCACGGATGCATAAATAGTAACTGGATTTGTTGTAATTAAATGATACAATTTCTCGTCGAAAAAATAATTAACTGGATTCGATGTATTAAAAAAGATGATGCTGGACGAGTACGGCCAAAAACAATACATTAGATGCACGAAATCCACCTATTTTCACGGAAGCACCGGCTGGGAGGGAAATAGATACATGGAATCGATCTATCCTTAGGTTCGCACCTGTTCCCGGCAAAAGTGTGTGCTAACAGTGGATGTATGCTTTACGGGCATCTGTATAATCACAACTAATCGTTGCTACATACAACACCAACTATTAAACGCCGCATGTCTGCTACATACAACCAACCACTGAACGCCGCACGTTTTCTACATACAACCAGCTACTGAACGCCGCACGCTTGCTGCATTCAGGCCAACAAAAGTAATCGCATCGTATGTACATCGACAGGCTGCATCTATGTTATAGCAGCTATGTTCAAATGAGCCATCATCATACGCAATAGCTATAATTATAGCTGG comes from the Paenibacillus lentus genome and includes:
- the spoVAD gene encoding stage V sporulation protein AD, which translates into the protein MLIGSQTWRFDSKPFIIGASAVVGPEEGAGPLSADFDFSYDNLEIDEKTWEKAERKLLEHASALALVHAGISRDELQIFIGGDLMNQIISTTFAARKIAVPYLGVFGACSTSMESLALAALIVDSGGAQYAMAGTASHNCTVEKQFRYPTEYGSQKPPTAQYTVTGAGCAVVSAQGVGPRITHATIGKIQDLGVKDPFNMGEAMAPAAADTIVAHFRDTGRTPADYDLIVTGDLASVGHGIVKDMLNKDGLSMAGTEFNDCGLMVYDREKQQYVMAGGSGCGCSAVVTYGHIFKKLKRFELSRVLIIATGALLSPLSYQQGESIPCIAHAVALEMEEGVK
- the spoVAE gene encoding stage V sporulation protein AE, whose protein sequence is MIFLWAFIIGGLFCVVGQLMFDVLKLTPAHTMSTLVVIGALMDAFGWYDPLVKFAGAGASVPITSFGNSLVHGALTELQNDGWIGVITGIFEVTSAGISAAIIFSFLAALVVRPRG